The following coding sequences lie in one Populus trichocarpa isolate Nisqually-1 chromosome 14, P.trichocarpa_v4.1, whole genome shotgun sequence genomic window:
- the LOC7497301 gene encoding cyclin-D1-1, translated as MSVSTDVSSTPINLYCNETPGVALCSSSDDDISETSSLSSTEFPVDIDESYIDNILLSELHQMPATELITRFLEISQVGSAHQDALNWMLKAHASYRFKPETAYLSVSYFHCFILSRPLQHGKGWPLQLLAVACLSLAAKMEETRVPSLLDIQLLEPRFLFKPSTVQRMELLVMSCLKWRLHIITPFSFLHYFVAKLPHLSPRSKNFILTHSSDLIISTCRVIKILAYTPSTIAAAAVLWVTNQTIDGPKLECFHSRMDKEMVRGCYNLIRQSMPQRCRGEVLDAAMPGNCHAKRCCGKGFKSSQDMSPNKC; from the exons ATGTCTGTCTCGACAGATGTTTCCAGTACTCCTATTAACTTGTACTGCAACGAAACACCTGGTGTTGCACTTTGCTCCAGTAGTGATGATGACATTAGTGAAACCAGTAGCCTTTCATCTACAGAGTTCCCAGTTGATATCGATGAGAGCTACATTGATAATATCCTCCTTTCTGAGCTTCATCAAATGCCAGCAACCGAGCTAATAACTCGATTTCTAGAGATTTCACAAGTTGGTTCAGCTCATCAAGATGCACTGAATTGGATGTTAAAG GCGCATGCTTCCTACCGGTTTAAGCCTGAAACAGCCTATCTCTCTGTCAGCTATTTTCATTGCTTCATACTATCTCGTCCATTGCAG CATGGTAAAGGATGGCCCCTGCAGCTATTAGCAGTAGCATGCCTATCTCTAGCAGCAAAAATGGAGGAAACAAGAGTCCCATCTCTTTTAGACATACAGCTATTGGAGCCCAGATTTTTATTCAAACCAAGCACAGTTCAAAGGATGGAGCTTTTGGTCATGAGCTGTCTGAAGTGGCGATTACACATCATTACACCTTTCTCTTTTCTGCATTATTTCGTTGCAAAGCTTCCACATCTCAGCCCCAGaagtaaaaattttattttgactcaTTCATCCGATCTTATCATCAGCACATGTAGAG TGATTAAAATCTTGGCTTATACTCCATCAACAATAGCAGCAGCTGCAGTGCTATGGGTGACTAATCAAACTATTGATGGCCCCAAATTAGAGTGCTTTCACAGTAGAATGGACAAG GAAATGGTGAGAGGATGCTACAACCTTATTAGGCAAAGCATGCCTCAACGGTGTCGTGGCGAGGTACTTGATGCAGCCATGCCGGGGAATTGCCATGCAAAGAGATGCTGCGGGAAGGGTTTCAAGTCAAGCCAAGACATGTCTCCAAACAAGTGCTGA
- the LOC7464770 gene encoding heptahelical transmembrane protein 4, whose product MDGVKHTSEDSELISETIEKLPVSVSMEGKGKRLWKKVKYQLVEYNSLPAYLRDNEFILGHYRSEWPLKQVLLSVFTIHNETLNVWTHLIGFFLFLSLTIYTAMKVPKVVDLHSLQLPEVLKADLHKLQECLPSLPNMPDLHKLSGELKSTLPSIDLLPSFSRWHVMDLLYNCLPERFSHSNQTDVCVLRSMKEDVANMIAPLMLRPITRWPFFAFLGGAMFCLLASSTCHLLSCHSERLTYILLRLDYAGIAALISTSFYPPVYYSFMCNPFFCNLYLGFITLLGVATILVSLLPVFQNPEFRTVRASLFLGMGLSGVAPILHKLILFWHQPEALHTTGYEVLMGIFYGIGALIYATRIPERWMPGKFDIAGHSHQLFHVLVVAGAYTHYQAGLVYLKWRDLEGCRGT is encoded by the exons ATGGATGGTGTAAAACATACGAGTGAGGATTCAGAGCTGATATCTGAAACAATTGAGAAACTCCCAGTAAGTGTTTCAATGGAAGGGAAAGGGAAGAGATTATGGAAGAAAGTTAAGTACCAGCTTGTAGAGTACAATTCCTTGCCCGCATATTTAAGGGACAATGAGTTCATTTTGGGCCATTACCGTTCTGAATGGCCTTTGAAGCAGGTTTTGCTCAGTGTCTTCACTATCCACAATGAGACATTGAATGTTTGGAC GCATTTGATCgggtttttccttttcctgtcCTTGACCATATATACTGCAATGAAGGTTCCAAAGGTGGttgatcttcattctctacAACTACCTGAGGTGTTGAAAGCTGATTTGCACAAATTGCAAGAATGCCTTCCCTCGTTACCCAACATGCCTGATCTGCACAAACTTAGCGGAGAGTTGAAGAGTACATTGCCTTCAATTGATTTGCTTCCATCATTCTCAAGATGGCATGTCATGGACCTTCTATACAATTGTTTGCCTGAGCGGTTCTCACATAGCAACCAGACTGATGTGTGTGTTCTG CGTAGCATGAAGGAGGATGTTGCAAACATGATAGCACCCCTGATGCTGAGGCCAATCACACGTTGGCCATTCTTTGCTTTCTTGGGTGGGGCTATGTTTTGCTTGCTAGCTAGCAGCACTTGCCACCTTCTCTCTTGCCACTCCGAGCGCTTAACATACATCCTGCTTAGGCTTGACTATGCTGGAATTGCAGCCCTCATTTCCACCTCGTTTTACCCTCCTGTGTACTACTCCTTCATGTGCAATCCTTTTTTCTGTAACCTGTACTTGGGGTTCATAACTCTCTTGGGGGTTGCCACAATATTGGTTTCACTACTGCCAGTGTTTCAAAACCCTGAATTCCGTACCGTTCGTGCATCCCTTTTCCTTGGCATGGGTTTGTCTGGGGTGGCGCCTATTCTGCACAAGCTTATCTTGTTCTGGCATCAGCCTGAGGCCCTTCACACAACTGGCTATGAGGTCCTGATGGGGATTTTCTATGGAATCGGAGCACTGATTTATGCCACAAGGATTCCAGAAAGATGGATGCCTGGGAAATTTGACATTGCAGGGCACAGTCACCAACTTTTCCATGTATTGGTAGTGGCTGGAGCTTATACTCATTATCAGGCAGGGCTGGTTTACCTCAAGTGGCGAGACCTTGAAGGATGTCGAGGAACGTAA
- the LOC112324182 gene encoding putative glycosyltransferase 7 produces the protein MITPEVPQNKSQYSPMAKSSVRNKPFSCFSDGFLYLGGALLAFLLVWSLWSYTVPHSFEPRGSTKSATNDARTQQCVQENPAVNLGYDPPDQTFYDDQELSYSIERPMKNWDEKRKEWLKRHPSFAPGARDRVVLVTGSQSKPCKNPIGDHLLLRFFKNKVDYCRIHGYDIFYNNVLLHPKMSSYWAKLPVVKAAMLAHPEAEWIWWVDSDAMFTDMEYKLPLRRYDYRNHNLVVHGWEKLIYKEKSWTALNAGVFLIRNCQWSMDFMEKWSGMGPMSSEYKKWGPIQRSVFKDKLFPESDDQSGLIYMLYQDKGLMDKIYLEGEYYFEGYWADIVPTYDNITEKYTELEKEDGKLRRRHAEKVSEQYGVFREPHLKEAGNGKGSWRRPFITHFTGCQPCSGDHNQIYHGETCWNGMVKALNFADNQVLRKYGFVHPDLLDSGTVTETPFDYPDDGPW, from the coding sequence ATGATCACACCAGAAGTTCCCCAAAACAAGTCTCAATACTCTCCAATGGCCAAATCAAGTGTTAGAAACAAACCCTTTTCCTGTTTCAGTGACGGGTTTCTCTATCTTGGTGGTGCTCTATTAGCTTTTTTACTAGTCTGGTCATTGTGGTCTTACACAGTTCCGCACAGTTTCGAACCCAGGGGTAGTACAAAATCCGCCACCAACGACGCCCGAACCCAGCAATGCGTTCAAGAAAATCCTGCTGTCAATCTAGGCTACGACCCACCAGACCAAACCTTCTACGACGATCAAGAACTGAGTTATTCGATCGAGAGACCGATGAAGAACTGGGACGAGAAGCGAAAAGAGTGGCTCAAACGTCACCCTTCATTTGCCCCTGGCGCTCGTGATCGTGTGGTTCTTGTGACTGGATCACAATCGAAGCCATGCAAGAACCCAATAGGTGATCATTTACTTTTAAGATTCTTCAAGAACAAAGTTGATTACTGTAGAATCCACGGCTACGACATCTTTTACAACAATGTTCTGTTACATCCAAAAATGTCTAGTTATTGGGCCAAACTACCCGTCGTTAAAGCAGCCATGCTAGCTCACCCAGAAGCTGAGTGGATCTGGTGGGTTGACTCGGATGCCATGTTCACCGACATGGAATACAAGCTCCCGTTACGGCGTTATGATTACAGGAACCATAACTTGGTGGTCCACGGCTGGGAAAAGTTGATCTACAAGGAGAAGAGTTGGACGGCTTTAAACGCTGGCGTTTTTCTGATAAGAAATTGTCAGTGGTCTATGGATTTCATGGAGAAATGGAGTGGCATGGGTCCAATGAGTTCTGAATACAAGAAGTGGGGTCCAATCCAACGGTCAGTATTCAAGGACAAGCTGTTCCCTGAATCAGACGATCAGTCGGGCTTGATCTATATGCTTTATCAGGATAAGGGTTTGATGGACAAGATTTACTTAGAAGGGGAGTATTACTTTGAAGGGTATTGGGCAGATATAGTGCCAACGTACGATAACATAACGGAGAAGTACACGGAGTTGGAAAAGGAAGATGGGAAATTGAGGAGACGACATGCAGAGAAAGTGAGTGAGCAATACGGCGTGTTTAGAGAGCCACACTTGAAGGAGGCAGGGAATGGTAAAGGGAGCTGGAGGAGACCCTTCATCACACATTTTACTGGCTGTCAGCCTTGTAGTGGGGATCACAATCAGATTTATCACGGGGAGACTTGTTGGAATGGGATGGTCAAGGCTTTGAATTTCGCTGATAATCAAGTCTTGAGGAAGTATGGTTTTGTGCACCCTGATTTACTGGATTCTGGCACGGTCACCGAGACCCCCTTTGATTATCCCGATGATGGGCCTTGGTGA
- the LOC7464772 gene encoding uncharacterized protein LOC7464772, which yields MVINKKSRKESTLKKILKAPLRILARARDFYIKGMAEYSDQVCVMSCPTGNFNTMPRSYSVSSTKPNHLDDDRREPLRAASTRSNLGSRNSKINVDVPARQQYSHKKSATRLGDNMPRSHTVAIGRIDEEKPCDFDEEDVKVKTNVYPRSRSYAVSKR from the coding sequence ATGGTTATCAATAAGAAGTCCAGGAAAGAAAGCACACTAAAAAAGATTCTGAAGGCACCCCTTAGGATTTTGGCCAGGGCCAGGGACTTCTACATTAAGGGAATGGCTGAATACTCAGATCAGGTCTGTGTGATGAGTTGCCCAACAGGCAATTTCAATACCATGCCTCGAAGTTACAGTGTCAGCTCAACAAAACCAAACCACTTGGATGATGATCGTAGGGAGCCTTTAAGGGCTGCCTCCACCAGGAGTAATTTAGGAAGTAGAAACAGCAAGATCAATGTGGATGTTCCTGCAAGACAACAATATAGTCATAAGAAATCTGCAACTCGACTAGGAGACAATATGCCTAGGAGTCATACTGTTGCTATTGGAAGGATTGATGAAGAAAAACCATGTGATTTTGATGAAGAGGATGTCAAGGTTAAGACCAATGTTTATCCCAGAAGCAGAAGCTATGCTGTCTCTAAAAGGTGA